DNA sequence from the Nicotiana tomentosiformis chromosome 3, ASM39032v3, whole genome shotgun sequence genome:
ctaaacaattgtactgataattaagtgaattcgagagactcacttgaacattagaagtgaattatctagagttaaatcccagacaattatcttgcacctatcctatcaaaacccccattttctcccactgatatctttctttgcttatccttgcttcgattgtcattagttaaTTAGCTAtagattcttaattaattttagtattaaccatataaatctaaattgttgatcatcttggatagcaatctagctacaaactacggtattactgtttaactccaatccctgtggatacgatattatattatattatatttgactagcaagcatatttaagtgtgtgttttgcgctcgtcatacATACTCCCTCCATCTCATCTTATTAAAGTATTTAACTGGACATCCAATAAAAACACAAAATTGTGATTTAAAATATGCTTTAAATATTAATATGACTAACTTCAAACTTCAGACCTGACTTTTAAAGTTAGACTTTGGCATAGCTGACTAAATTTGGGAACTTCAAACCCACAATTTTTTACTTTAAACTGGGGATGTCCAAGGGGAGGGTATTGAGTTCTTAAGGGGACTTGGTACGAGGCGGTACCGGTAAAGGGGGTTCCTTAAGGGGGTTGTGATTAAGGGGATTTAAGAGTACGGGGTAAGGATACTTTTAAGGGTACCATACCAGTATCACTACCTGTtctgggggggggagggggaggggtacTTAAGGGGAAATAAGGATACGTAGAggtatttttaaattaaaattttaaaaaattactatATATAAATACACACAAACTTTACGGGACGAAAATAATTTAATACTTTTATTTCAATacttaaaaaacaaaaatttacatTTTTTTGAACGATTTACGTAATTTTTCAATAACTTTTATTGATTCTTCGCTCGAAATTGATAACACTTACTCTTCTGTGTCCCCGTTGTCTCCtatagatagtatttcactataGGCATCACCGTCTTCTTGTATTATTTATGGAAGGCCAGAGTTTCTTCTCTCCGATTTAATCCATTATTTCATCAAGCCTTCATTTCCTTCATCATCGCGAACATTATTTTTAACAGTTGTTCAGGAAAACTTTGAAAAGTaggattatatattttttgtatgtagCGAATAAACCCGAACTGGTTAGAATTTATTTCAAAACGAGGATCCCCTTCCTTAGCAATACCCTTAATCAATTTATTACACACCTTTTTACTAGTTTGGGAGccatttttaataataaataattaaaagaacaacacaagtataacaaaaataaatgcGAAACTTAATAATAGTGCTAGAACGTTAATTGCAATTAGAGATAGAGAATTAAAGAGATAGGACAGTTTTTTTGGTGAAAACTAAAAGAATGAAATAAGATATTTATAATTTTAAGATGGGTCCAAAGTATATTTGAAAAAACTTAAGGgttaaaaatataaattacggGATGGAAGGTGGGATGCTAGGGGGCTAGAGAGGCAAAAATAGTCATTTTTGGCCATTGCCAacgattattttttaaaaaataatcctTGGCTAACGGTACAAAATCGGCtacctttaaaaaaaaaaattaagggtACCGCGTTGGGTACCTTAAAGGTACGGACCCATACGTTTCTCATTTTGTATCTTGATTAATTGGATCGTTTCTTTATGGATTCCTATCCCAAACTCTTCGAGATGTGTTTCCGAGTATTCCTTGATCATTTCATCCAAGAAGAGGAGTTCCTCTAATTCTATGAATTTTTCTAGAAGAAAGCTAAATACAAGAAAAGATAAGAAGAGATGCATTCGCCCCCTATATATTTGATACCTTCTCCTACAATGAAACTAATAACCCCAACCCCGTTAGTCATCCCATCAATTACTCGTCAGTTCTACTTGTATTTTTTTGCGGTACCCTCCCGGTCCCCGTTCCCTTTACCCAAATTCCCTATCCCTACCCCCAATACGGAACGGTACCAGTACCGCTTTGGATACTTCCCTCCCCTTAGATAGCCCTACTTTAGACCCACATGTTGAAGTTAATTAtaagttcaaaaaaaaaaaggaattcgTAAATTTAGCTATTCCTTAAACAAGGGTCCTAAAAACGGCTATTTATGTACTTCGCCGTTTTTGCTAAGAGATATGGGCTATTTTCGTCTCGGTTACCTACTAAAGCCCAAGACCAATGGTTCAACAGCCCAATTAAGCCTCTCAAGAAGTTGCTGGGGGACTGGCCCTATGTAGACTGGAAAGTGGAAACATAAAAGAGAGAACGGGGTTTTTGGAGGAGAGACTAGCGGGGAGGAGTCGAGGGGGTTTAGTAGAAATGGCGAAGTCCTGTAAGGGCCTTGCTATGGAACTCGTCAAGTGCCTCAGCGAATCCGATTGCGTTAAGGTATCCTTTTTTGCTGTTTTCTCGTAAATATTTGTTAATTTCTGTAGTTCCTGAAACTCTAAAGGATCATCTGGTTTGATCTTTTAGGTTGAGAAGAAACCTTTCAGGGAATGTGCAAAAGAAAAGAGTCCATTAATTCCCAGTGAATGTGTAGGACTAAGGGAAACTTACTTCAATTGCAAGAGAGGACAGGTATACTTTCTTTTCCCCTTAAAAATATTGAACCTAGAAGTTGAGATCCTTTTCCCCATTCCGTGTAAAATATCAGTACATTATATTTTACTGCTAGTTTTTTCACCTGGCATGTGCTTTCCCGTGCTATTATCTTTAAAACTCTTCATGTATGCTAATTGCTATGATCACATGAACTTGTCTTGTATAGCTTTTCTGTGTCTggacttttaatttttagaagAGTTAGTTATACACTAGTCGCTTGATGCAAAAATTCTCTAGTTTGATCTTGGGAAATGGAAGAAGGAAATGTTTTTTTTTTGGATAGTTACCAAGCGCTGCTGGAAATATAATGTCAAGATTGATAAAGAAGTGGTTAGAGCGCATTCATATAGTCAAATCTAACTAGGGTGTGCTTGAGGCCTAGTTGATTGATTAATTGATGTTTGTTGAAAGTAAATTAACAAATACACTCTAGCATCAATTCCTCCTCCCTTCCCCCTAGGTCCTCCAAAAAATAATACTCTATATGTATTggtcaattttgatcattttgcCATCTTTTTGTTATATAAAACCTACTGGTAATTGTTTATATTTTCATTCTTTGGTTTGACGTTTGGGAAAAATATCCAAACTAGAATATACCAATGCAAAATTTTCTCCTTAGATAATGCACTTAGTCTCAAATATTTCAAGATCATAGAAGATAAACAATATGCCAAATGATTGTAGTGGTATACTTCAAAGACAGATAAAAACAATTCCAATGGAAATTTAAATTTCTCCATCACAAGTCTTCAGATGACTTAAAGGTACCAACACataatttcaacaaaaaaaatttctttacgTCATCACACTATAGCCAAGTGCAAATCCATTAAATAGCCATTAGATGAGTAAATGAGTCATCAAATATAAACAAACTAAATATTCAAAATTTCTTTCTGTACAAGAGTCTCTACACATAGAAATATTGCACTACATAGACCTAATATTCCTAGTTTCTCTAAACGCACGAGTCTTTATATAAAGCGAGGTAGTACAAAAGTCATAAGATAGCCAAGACTACAAAATAGAAATAAACTTTACAGAAAGGTTGTTTTCCTAATAATATTGGtatatttatatttcatatcATCTTTAAAGTAGAGCTATAACTCTATTGACAAAGATCAATATCggaaaggtctgcgtacacactaccctcctcggACCCCACTTGTGAGGCTTTACtaaatatgttgttgttgttattttagtCGTTTCATCATGTATGATCACTTTGTAGTTGTTCTCACCTTTATCTTTGGTCACCTCAATTATGCAAGATTGCTAAGCTAGAAGCATGTGTTTGAGTCATTTTACTCTTTATCTCATTAAAAGATGTTTCTTTCAACTGCATTTACTAACTCATCAATGGTTGAATGGGCCAATTGATATTGAAGAGATTGAATAACACCaaagaatttgaagtttaaaACATTCAAAATCTTAGCGGTTTATAGCATGGCCAAATATCAAATTCACCTTGTCAAGTGGCTTCATTTAATTTCAAATCATTGATATTAATGTCAGGACTTGCATTAtcttattaattaaaaaataagagCTATTCGCTTTGAAATTGACTATTTTGATCTAATAGTTGAAAGACCCCTATCTATCAAGACAAACTTTGGTGGTATCTTTAGTCATGGATAATATGTCTCGTTTTCAAAGTTACTGCAGCTTGATTTTTTTCTAATTCATTTAGCTGCCTCTT
Encoded proteins:
- the LOC104103111 gene encoding mitochondrial protein pet191 homolog, with the translated sequence MAKSCKGLAMELVKCLSESDCVKVEKKPFRECAKEKSPLIPSECVGLRETYFNCKRGQVDMRARIRGNKGY